Proteins encoded together in one Sinorhizobium sp. B11 window:
- a CDS encoding inositol monophosphatase, producing MLCEFPDDARFVLARDVILDAAGKALSYFSDLSSLETGHKLNGQDVGSQADKAVEAMIRDRITATFPDDGVLGEEEGLAEGPSGYLWVVDPIDGTSCFVHGIDQWCISIAVMKDDETVLGLICQPTSGDLFVARKGEGAFLNGKAINVDKTTSIGTGLLGVGANFRVPLKQVSIFIHLLLEAGGMFIRNGSGALMLAQVACGRLAGYYEPHINAWDCMAGLLMIREAGGWTEAFPGKGTLLTGGPVIAAAPGVRDELLTLVGRSLQDEPA from the coding sequence ATGCTTTGCGAATTTCCTGATGACGCCCGCTTTGTCCTTGCCAGGGATGTAATCCTCGATGCGGCGGGAAAAGCGCTCTCCTACTTTTCCGATCTCTCCTCGCTGGAAACCGGCCACAAGTTGAACGGCCAGGATGTTGGGAGCCAGGCCGACAAGGCCGTGGAGGCGATGATTCGTGACCGCATCACCGCCACCTTTCCCGATGACGGCGTGCTCGGGGAAGAAGAAGGTTTGGCGGAAGGCCCCTCGGGCTATCTCTGGGTTGTCGATCCCATCGATGGCACGAGCTGTTTCGTGCACGGTATCGACCAGTGGTGCATCTCGATCGCCGTTATGAAGGACGATGAGACCGTGCTTGGCCTCATCTGCCAGCCGACATCGGGCGATCTCTTCGTGGCGAGGAAAGGAGAAGGTGCCTTTCTGAACGGCAAGGCGATTAACGTCGATAAGACCACCAGCATTGGTACCGGGCTTCTTGGTGTCGGCGCCAATTTCCGCGTTCCGCTGAAGCAGGTGTCGATCTTCATCCACCTGCTGCTGGAGGCGGGCGGCATGTTTATCCGCAATGGCTCCGGTGCGCTCATGCTGGCACAGGTCGCCTGCGGCAGGCTGGCCGGCTATTATGAACCCCATATCAACGCCTGGGACTGCATGGCAGGGCTCTTGATGATCCGTGAAGCCGGAGGCTGGACCGAAGCCTTCCCCGGAAAGGGCACGCTTTTGACAGGCGGCCCGGTCATCGCCGCAGCGCCCGGCGTGAGGGACGAGCTCCTGACGCTCGTCGGCCGCTCGCTGCAGGATGAACCGGCCTGA
- a CDS encoding LacI family DNA-binding transcriptional regulator — protein MTDSPVNDGKAPKKERMRFVSAEQVAQLAGVSRSAVSRTFTPGASVAPATREKVLRAAEELGYHVNDLARGVLANQSRLVGIVATKPEIGFRAHLAAALAKFLIQRGSIPILINTGQTEDELLAAQKMLIGHRAEAIIILSGSPPASFLELAQRNGQPLVVIGRSEPDADHVRAGNSEASRKAATMFFEAGRRRLAVAGSNTGTPSIIERESAFLSTAEGLGAEVFIGRGADSDYESGTTAGRALFSKEVRPDAVYCANDQIAFGLMDHVRQEMKLRIPEDVAIIGFDDVPEASWLSYQLTTFRQDPLVMAMRAVELMERRLANPDLSPGYERVIPELIIRQSFRP, from the coding sequence GTGACTGATAGTCCGGTGAACGACGGCAAGGCGCCAAAGAAGGAGCGCATGCGCTTCGTCAGCGCCGAACAGGTGGCGCAGCTTGCCGGCGTTTCCCGCTCGGCCGTTTCGCGCACCTTCACACCGGGAGCAAGCGTTGCGCCCGCGACGCGGGAGAAGGTGCTGCGTGCGGCTGAGGAACTCGGCTACCACGTCAACGATCTTGCGCGCGGCGTGCTTGCCAATCAGAGCCGCCTCGTCGGCATTGTCGCCACGAAACCGGAGATCGGGTTCCGCGCCCATCTCGCCGCCGCCCTTGCCAAATTCCTGATCCAGCGCGGCAGCATTCCGATCCTCATCAACACTGGCCAGACCGAGGACGAGCTGCTGGCCGCCCAGAAGATGTTGATCGGCCATCGCGCCGAGGCAATCATCATCCTGTCGGGCTCGCCGCCGGCGAGCTTCCTCGAGCTTGCGCAGCGCAACGGGCAGCCACTCGTGGTTATCGGTCGTTCCGAGCCGGACGCAGACCATGTGCGCGCCGGCAATTCGGAGGCCTCCCGCAAGGCGGCGACCATGTTCTTCGAGGCCGGACGGCGCCGGCTGGCGGTCGCCGGTTCCAACACCGGTACACCCAGCATCATCGAGCGCGAAAGCGCCTTTCTGTCGACGGCAGAGGGGCTCGGCGCCGAGGTCTTCATCGGCCGCGGCGCGGATTCGGACTATGAGAGCGGCACTACTGCGGGCCGCGCGCTGTTTTCAAAAGAAGTACGCCCCGACGCTGTCTATTGCGCCAACGACCAGATCGCCTTCGGGCTGATGGACCATGTGCGGCAGGAAATGAAGCTGCGGATTCCTGAAGATGTTGCCATCATCGGTTTCGACGACGTTCCCGAGGCGTCCTGGCTCAGCTATCAGCTGACGACCTTCCGGCAGGACCCGCTCGTCATGGCGATGCGCGCCGTCGAACTGATGGAACGGCGCTTGGCAAATCCGGACTTGTCACCGGGCTATGAACGGGTCATTCCAGAGCTCATCATCCGCCAGAGCTTCAGACCCTGA
- a CDS encoding ABC transporter ATP-binding protein/permease, which yields MAEELETERPDVREDGRRPPRAVVGSQRVEEEIFGKVFDSNIVKRIWAFVHPYRRDVVLSVISVLVFTGMQLLIPLIIRYAIDHGMQPDDDGSALTLAIGAFLIAILINYGASYFQETLVGGVAENVLFDIRKAMFSHLQRVSLSFMDKTEVGRLMSRLQGDVNSMQEFLETCVLSVGDIFLLFGIVFVMLYLDFKLGLLTLSVLPVLFVVRLFWLPLARKSFMAAHETNSVANGALAEAIHGVRAVQSMDRQEVNFTLYDDKAHANLLTHLTAARYAQIMVPIVDTLTGIAMALVIVVGGARVLNQALDVGVLVAFLFYIQRFFDPIRSLTLQYSVMQRAMASGQRLTDVLDVPVDIKDAPDAKVLSPDMDGSVEFRDVVFGYNPKHPVLKHVSFRVNPGETVALVGPTGSGKSSCMSLIHRFYEVQQGQVVVGGHDVRELTQDSLGQQIAMVLQEPFLFTGTVFENIRYHKTEATREQVIEAAKAVGAHDFVMRLPQGYDSMLGERGGNLSLGQRQLLSFARALVADAKILVLDEATANIDSYTEMLIQKALVKLLENRTGLVIAHRLATIREADRIIVLQNGEIVESGNHQQLMKNGKLYSKLYNLNYASFDDIPEDVLEETVTESAT from the coding sequence ATGGCCGAGGAACTGGAAACCGAGCGTCCGGACGTTCGCGAGGATGGCAGACGTCCGCCAAGGGCGGTCGTCGGTTCGCAGCGTGTCGAAGAGGAAATCTTCGGCAAGGTCTTCGATTCCAATATCGTCAAGCGAATCTGGGCGTTCGTGCATCCCTACCGGCGTGATGTCGTCCTGTCGGTGATTTCGGTGCTGGTCTTTACCGGCATGCAGCTTCTCATTCCACTGATCATCCGCTACGCGATCGACCATGGCATGCAGCCCGATGACGATGGCTCCGCACTGACCTTGGCGATCGGCGCGTTCCTGATCGCGATCCTCATCAACTACGGGGCCAGCTATTTTCAGGAAACGCTGGTCGGCGGCGTCGCGGAAAACGTGCTCTTCGATATCCGCAAGGCAATGTTCTCCCATCTCCAGCGCGTTTCCCTCTCCTTCATGGACAAGACCGAGGTCGGCCGGCTGATGTCGCGCCTGCAGGGCGACGTCAACTCGATGCAGGAATTCCTGGAAACCTGCGTGTTGTCCGTCGGCGATATCTTCCTGCTCTTCGGCATCGTCTTCGTGATGCTCTATCTCGACTTCAAGCTCGGCCTGCTGACGCTGTCCGTACTGCCGGTTCTCTTCGTCGTGCGCCTGTTCTGGCTGCCGCTCGCCCGCAAATCCTTCATGGCAGCGCATGAAACCAATTCGGTGGCGAACGGCGCTCTGGCCGAAGCGATCCATGGCGTGCGCGCCGTCCAGAGCATGGACCGGCAGGAGGTCAACTTCACGCTTTACGACGACAAGGCGCATGCCAACCTGCTGACGCATCTGACCGCAGCCCGCTACGCGCAGATCATGGTGCCGATCGTCGACACGCTGACCGGTATCGCCATGGCGCTCGTCATTGTCGTCGGTGGTGCGCGCGTGTTGAACCAGGCGCTCGACGTCGGCGTGCTTGTCGCCTTTCTCTTCTATATCCAGCGCTTCTTCGACCCGATTCGTTCTCTGACCTTGCAATATTCGGTCATGCAGCGCGCTATGGCGTCAGGCCAGCGGCTAACCGATGTGCTCGACGTGCCGGTCGACATCAAGGATGCTCCCGATGCCAAGGTACTTTCGCCCGACATGGACGGCTCCGTCGAATTCCGCGATGTCGTCTTCGGCTATAATCCGAAGCATCCGGTGCTCAAGCACGTGAGTTTCAGGGTCAATCCCGGCGAGACGGTTGCCCTTGTCGGCCCGACCGGCTCGGGCAAGTCGAGCTGCATGTCGTTGATCCACCGTTTCTACGAGGTGCAGCAGGGACAGGTCGTTGTCGGCGGCCATGACGTGCGCGAACTGACACAGGATTCGCTTGGCCAGCAGATCGCCATGGTGCTGCAGGAACCCTTCCTCTTCACCGGCACAGTTTTCGAGAATATCCGCTATCACAAGACGGAAGCCACCCGCGAACAGGTAATCGAGGCCGCCAAGGCCGTCGGCGCGCACGACTTCGTCATGCGCCTGCCTCAGGGCTATGACAGCATGCTCGGCGAGCGCGGCGGCAATCTTTCGCTCGGCCAGCGCCAGCTTCTCTCCTTTGCCCGCGCACTGGTGGCGGACGCGAAGATCCTCGTGCTCGACGAGGCGACAGCCAATATCGACAGCTATACCGAAATGCTGATCCAGAAGGCACTGGTGAAGCTGCTCGAAAACCGTACCGGCCTCGTCATCGCCCATCGGCTGGCAACGATCCGCGAAGCCGATCGCATCATCGTGCTGCAGAATGGCGAGATCGTCGAGAGCGGCAATCACCAGCAGCTCATGAAGAACGGCAAGCTCTACTCGAAGCTCTATAACCTCAACTACGCCTCCTTCGACGATATTCCTGAGGACGTGCTGGAAGAAACAGTAACGGAATCGGCGACCTGA
- a CDS encoding FAD/NAD(P)-binding protein — protein sequence MTVQGLFSSKASAAAQISAVPRIAIVGRGFSGMMMAVALMRTVRTPFHLQLFDPNSTVNGGQALASARSSTILNTRVRDLSVSLGDPDDFNDWLCSNAEFRAAVPAAIPGFRQIFVPREIFSDYVYQRFSEALAARRDITVQVCHDPVVAIRRSHGSRFLLENANPSNPLFDTVILATGYGLPRPEVDEPEVSPVRAQRLVARPHTVLLLGSGIRVVDQLLQLRDAGYTGQVTIISRHGFLPQSHTPNSADPVFPAEALPQNLPDIVSFIRQACREAEEEGRSWQSVMNGLRKHARSLWRSLPAREKRQFNRHLRAIYDSHRNRLPEAMHLRLQRELAEGRTVLRRGRAGRRGLSGLFFTPAGSSSEEVIHAERIVDCRCHAPDLSAPLIQSLLAARLAMPDELALGLAVNARGETFLDDGSSIDGLFAVGPLGLGSLPDIDLVPEIVTQAYAASDRIAERFYPRSQAV from the coding sequence ATGACGGTTCAGGGACTTTTTTCGAGTAAGGCGAGTGCGGCGGCTCAGATTTCCGCAGTGCCGCGTATTGCGATAGTCGGCCGCGGCTTTTCCGGCATGATGATGGCGGTGGCGTTGATGCGCACCGTGCGCACGCCTTTTCACCTTCAGCTTTTCGATCCGAACTCCACTGTGAACGGCGGCCAGGCGTTGGCGTCGGCAAGGTCTTCGACCATCCTCAATACGCGTGTGCGTGATCTCTCCGTTTCGCTTGGCGATCCCGATGATTTCAACGACTGGCTTTGTAGCAACGCCGAATTCCGCGCCGCCGTGCCGGCCGCGATTCCCGGCTTCCGGCAGATCTTCGTTCCCCGTGAAATCTTCAGCGACTATGTCTACCAACGCTTTTCAGAAGCACTCGCCGCCCGCCGGGACATCACTGTCCAGGTCTGCCACGATCCGGTCGTGGCAATTCGCAGGAGCCACGGCAGCCGATTCCTGCTTGAAAACGCCAATCCGTCCAATCCGCTTTTCGATACCGTGATCCTCGCGACAGGCTACGGCCTGCCTCGACCTGAGGTCGACGAGCCGGAGGTATCGCCGGTCAGGGCGCAGCGTCTCGTCGCCCGGCCGCATACGGTGCTGCTGCTCGGCAGCGGTATCAGGGTCGTGGACCAGCTGCTGCAGCTTCGCGACGCCGGTTATACAGGCCAGGTGACAATCATTTCGCGCCATGGTTTCCTGCCGCAGAGCCACACGCCGAATTCCGCCGATCCGGTTTTTCCGGCCGAAGCGCTGCCGCAAAACCTGCCCGACATCGTCAGCTTCATTCGCCAGGCCTGCCGCGAAGCGGAAGAGGAGGGGCGGAGCTGGCAGTCGGTCATGAACGGCCTTCGCAAGCATGCCCGCTCGCTCTGGCGGTCGCTGCCAGCGCGTGAGAAGCGGCAATTCAACCGGCACCTGCGAGCGATCTATGACAGTCACCGTAACCGCCTGCCGGAGGCGATGCATCTGCGCCTTCAGCGGGAACTTGCCGAAGGTCGTACAGTGCTCAGGCGTGGCCGCGCCGGGCGCAGAGGTCTCAGCGGCCTGTTCTTCACGCCGGCCGGTTCGTCGAGCGAAGAAGTCATCCATGCCGAACGTATCGTCGATTGTCGCTGCCATGCGCCTGATCTTTCCGCTCCATTGATTCAAAGCTTGCTGGCGGCGCGCCTTGCCATGCCTGACGAGCTCGCGCTTGGCCTGGCGGTCAATGCCCGCGGCGAAACGTTCCTGGACGACGGCTCGTCGATCGATGGGCTATTTGCGGTCGGCCCGCTTGGTCTCGGCAGCCTGCCGGACATCGATCTCGTGCCCGAAATCGTTACGCAGGCCTACGCGGCCTCCGATCGAATTGCGGAGCGCTTCTATCCACGAAGCCAGGCGGTTTAG
- a CDS encoding ABC transporter ATP-binding protein/permease — protein sequence MSSDASIRATKPSASMALATAAGWGKGLYTLFRITVMAFRHPWQAGLAIGATLIASTFQLLIPRLLGQAVDHTQVALHGGTLGQQAQDALLTTALLLLGASVLRGIFTMIQNYYSEAVGHHMGYELRLACYEKIQRLSFSFHDTVHSGDLITVGLLDLEGVRMYFSTALVRVFLLSMLIGIGAYMLLSTDVVLGLLALSFVPFVGWRSSITQLRLRATWLDLQQRLSVLTRIMEENLGGIRVVRAFAAQDHELSKFEAASKNALELAHQRVGIRVINTSAMTFSFFVAMGLVLWIGGGKVHSGEITVGTLASFLTFMTILQMPVRQLGLMVNAFARASTCGTRLFELLDLEIAVRDAPDAKELAVTDGTLRFENVSFAYPASPMHEVLHDVSFEARRGETIGIVGPPGSGKSTLAHLIPRFYDATAGKITIDGQDIRKAKLQSLRRSVAVVQQDSFLFTTTIENNIAYGDPWAKEGRIERASESAQLHNYVLGLPTGYGTVVGERGVSLSGGQRQRLSIARALMLKPAVMVFDDSTAAIDAATEQRIRSAMRRYAADRVTIIVAHRLSSLMHADKIFFIEDGRIVEQGTHDELLALGGRYKALYDLQVRPGDDALSA from the coding sequence GTGAGCAGCGATGCGTCCATACGCGCGACGAAGCCTTCGGCTTCGATGGCGCTTGCAACCGCGGCAGGGTGGGGCAAGGGCCTCTACACACTGTTCCGCATCACCGTCATGGCCTTCCGCCATCCTTGGCAAGCAGGTCTTGCCATCGGCGCGACCCTGATCGCCTCAACCTTCCAGCTTCTGATTCCCCGGTTGCTCGGCCAGGCGGTCGACCATACGCAAGTGGCGCTTCACGGCGGCACGCTTGGACAGCAGGCACAGGATGCGCTTTTGACGACGGCGCTGTTGCTGCTCGGCGCCAGTGTGCTCCGCGGCATCTTCACGATGATCCAGAACTATTACAGCGAGGCGGTCGGCCACCATATGGGCTATGAGCTGCGCCTTGCCTGCTACGAAAAGATCCAACGTCTCTCTTTTTCCTTCCACGACACCGTGCATTCGGGCGACCTCATCACTGTCGGCCTGCTCGATCTGGAAGGCGTGCGTATGTATTTCTCGACGGCGCTTGTGCGCGTCTTCCTTCTCTCCATGCTGATCGGCATCGGTGCCTATATGCTCCTGTCGACCGACGTCGTGCTTGGGCTGTTGGCGCTCTCTTTCGTGCCTTTTGTCGGCTGGCGCTCCTCAATCACCCAGCTTCGCCTGCGTGCCACCTGGCTCGACCTGCAGCAGCGGCTGTCGGTGCTGACGCGTATCATGGAAGAGAATCTCGGCGGCATTCGTGTCGTTCGCGCCTTCGCAGCACAGGATCACGAGCTTTCGAAATTTGAAGCAGCCTCGAAGAATGCGCTGGAACTTGCCCACCAGCGCGTAGGTATCCGCGTCATCAATACCAGCGCCATGACCTTTTCCTTTTTTGTGGCGATGGGCCTGGTGCTGTGGATCGGTGGCGGCAAGGTGCATTCCGGCGAGATCACCGTTGGTACGCTGGCCTCGTTTCTGACTTTCATGACCATCTTGCAGATGCCGGTGCGCCAGCTCGGCCTGATGGTCAACGCCTTCGCCCGCGCCTCGACTTGCGGCACGCGCCTCTTCGAACTGCTGGACCTCGAAATTGCCGTGCGCGATGCGCCGGATGCCAAGGAATTGGCGGTCACGGACGGCACGCTGCGCTTCGAGAATGTCAGCTTCGCCTATCCGGCCTCGCCGATGCATGAAGTGCTCCATGACGTCAGCTTCGAAGCAAGGCGTGGCGAGACCATCGGCATTGTTGGCCCGCCGGGTAGCGGCAAGTCGACGCTCGCCCATCTGATCCCGCGCTTTTATGATGCGACTGCCGGCAAGATCACCATCGATGGGCAGGATATCCGCAAGGCGAAGCTGCAGTCGCTGCGCCGCTCCGTCGCCGTCGTACAGCAGGATTCCTTCCTCTTCACCACGACGATCGAAAACAACATCGCCTATGGCGACCCCTGGGCCAAGGAAGGCCGTATCGAGCGCGCCAGCGAAAGTGCACAGCTCCACAATTATGTACTCGGCCTGCCGACCGGCTACGGCACGGTCGTCGGCGAACGCGGCGTCTCGCTTTCGGGCGGCCAGCGCCAGAGGCTTTCGATCGCCCGTGCGCTGATGCTGAAGCCAGCCGTGATGGTCTTCGACGATTCGACCGCAGCAATCGATGCGGCAACGGAGCAGCGCATTCGCAGCGCCATGCGCCGCTACGCCGCCGATCGGGTGACGATCATCGTTGCCCATCGCCTGAGCTCGCTGATGCATGCCGACAAGATTTTCTTCATCGAGGACGGCCGCATCGTCGAGCAGGGCACGCATGACGAGCTCCTGGCGCTCGGCGGCCGATACAAGGCACTGTACGATCTGCAGGTGCGACCGGGCGACGACGCTTTGAGCGCGTAA
- a CDS encoding aldose 1-epimerase family protein, translating to MSSTVRIANQFLTVDVSSLGAEMQALTSSDGRSWVWNGDAAFWTGRSPILFPMVGKAPNDVLKVAGHSAPMGQHGFARRSEFALASSSEASCRYELAASEATKAVYPFDFLLAVIHSVEGRALTVAAEVTHRDNRPMPFGIGFHTAFRWPLQDAENKPHTFTLDNGAEPALVRLEGGLISPKKLASPFVAGRLVLDHSMFEQDAMIFPEGAGPGLRYGAEGGPSMHFSFENLPNLALWTKPGAPFLCVEPWHGTAAENGGSDDLEGRPYTKVLAPGETSRFSYTVEILA from the coding sequence ATGTCATCCACGGTCCGGATCGCAAATCAGTTTCTCACTGTCGACGTTTCCTCGCTCGGCGCCGAAATGCAGGCGCTGACATCAAGCGACGGCCGCTCCTGGGTCTGGAACGGCGACGCCGCCTTTTGGACCGGCCGTTCGCCGATCCTGTTTCCGATGGTCGGCAAGGCGCCGAATGACGTTCTGAAGGTTGCCGGTCACAGCGCCCCTATGGGCCAGCACGGCTTTGCCCGTCGCAGTGAATTCGCGCTGGCATCCTCGTCCGAAGCGAGTTGCCGCTACGAGCTTGCTGCTTCAGAGGCAACGAAGGCGGTTTATCCCTTCGATTTCCTGCTGGCCGTCATCCATAGTGTCGAGGGTCGGGCTTTAACCGTTGCCGCCGAAGTTACCCACCGCGATAACCGGCCGATGCCTTTCGGTATCGGTTTTCATACCGCTTTCCGCTGGCCGCTGCAGGATGCTGAAAACAAGCCGCACACGTTCACGCTGGACAATGGAGCCGAGCCGGCGCTCGTCCGCCTTGAGGGCGGCTTGATCTCGCCGAAGAAACTTGCTTCACCTTTTGTGGCAGGCAGGCTTGTGCTCGACCATTCCATGTTCGAGCAGGATGCCATGATCTTTCCGGAAGGTGCAGGCCCCGGTCTGCGTTATGGAGCCGAGGGCGGTCCGTCCATGCATTTCAGCTTTGAGAACCTGCCCAATCTGGCGCTCTGGACCAAGCCCGGCGCGCCTTTCCTCTGCGTCGAGCCCTGGCACGGGACGGCTGCCGAAAATGGCGGTTCTGACGATCTTGAGGGACGCCCTTACACCAAGGTGCTTGCACCGGGCGAAACGTCGCGCTTTTCCTACACGGTCGAAATCCTCGCCTAG
- a CDS encoding PAS domain S-box protein, producing MEAVDRYDASLQGEGRFRLLVDAITDYAIYMLSPEGYVTSWNSGAQRFKGYRASEILGEHFSRFYLDADREAGLPARALRIAATEGRFEGEGWRQRKDGTRFWAHVIIDPIRDSSGELIGFAKITRDLTERKAAENALKRSEEQFRLLVQGVSDYAIYMLDPDGHVASWNSGAERIKGYTSEEIIGRHFSTFYTDEDRLNGLPARALATASRDGRFEREGWRVRKDGSRFWAHIVIDAIKDDFGDIIGFAKITRDITEKMETQRALERTREELFQAQKMEAIGQLTGGIAHDFNNLLMAVLGSLEILKKRMPQDPALSPLVDNAMLGAQRGAALTQRMLAFSRRQELQVERIDVSALLRGMMDMVSRSLGPIATLETEFPESLPMIATDPNQLEAAVLNLVVNARDAMAGGGPIRIRATEELVPDGGTMPAGHYVCVAVADEGEGMNDETLKQAVTPFFTTKGIGKGTGLGLSMVQGLAAQSGGRLVLKSRLGEGTTAELWFPVTGAESIVKEPEQSVPEAANNSRSLRILAVDDDGLVLMNTTLMLEDLGHTVIEAMAGADALDILRIENVDLVISDHAMPRMTGSQLAVAIRNEWPDMPIILATGFAEIPEGSGITDIQRLGKPFSQAQLAEAINRIA from the coding sequence ATGGAAGCCGTGGATCGATATGACGCGTCTCTTCAAGGCGAAGGGCGTTTTCGTCTCCTTGTCGATGCGATCACCGACTATGCGATCTACATGCTCAGCCCCGAAGGTTATGTGACGAGCTGGAATTCGGGCGCTCAGCGTTTCAAGGGCTATCGCGCCTCGGAAATTCTCGGCGAGCATTTTTCCCGGTTTTATCTGGATGCGGATCGGGAGGCTGGATTGCCCGCTCGCGCGCTCAGAATCGCCGCGACGGAAGGGCGCTTCGAGGGTGAAGGCTGGCGACAGCGCAAGGATGGTACACGCTTCTGGGCGCATGTGATCATCGATCCGATCCGCGATTCCTCCGGTGAGCTGATCGGCTTTGCCAAGATCACCCGCGATCTGACGGAGCGCAAGGCGGCCGAGAACGCGCTGAAGCGCAGCGAGGAGCAGTTCCGTCTGCTCGTCCAAGGCGTCTCTGATTATGCCATCTACATGCTGGACCCTGACGGTCACGTAGCAAGCTGGAATTCCGGCGCCGAGCGCATCAAGGGTTATACCTCGGAAGAGATTATTGGCCGGCATTTCTCCACCTTTTACACCGACGAGGACCGCCTCAACGGATTGCCGGCGCGGGCCCTGGCAACTGCCAGCCGGGACGGGCGCTTCGAAAGGGAAGGCTGGCGAGTGCGCAAGGACGGCTCGCGCTTCTGGGCGCATATCGTCATTGATGCGATCAAGGATGATTTCGGCGATATTATCGGTTTTGCCAAGATCACCCGCGACATCACCGAGAAGATGGAGACCCAGCGTGCACTGGAGCGGACTCGTGAAGAGCTTTTCCAGGCACAGAAGATGGAGGCGATCGGCCAGTTGACCGGTGGGATCGCGCACGATTTCAACAACCTCCTGATGGCGGTGCTCGGGAGCCTCGAAATCCTCAAGAAGCGCATGCCGCAGGATCCTGCTTTGTCGCCGCTTGTCGACAATGCCATGCTCGGGGCGCAGCGTGGTGCGGCGCTGACCCAGCGCATGCTCGCCTTTTCCCGCCGACAGGAGCTGCAGGTCGAAAGGATCGATGTCTCCGCGCTTTTGCGCGGCATGATGGACATGGTCTCGCGTTCCCTCGGTCCGATCGCCACGCTTGAGACCGAGTTTCCCGAGAGCCTGCCGATGATTGCGACCGACCCGAACCAGTTGGAGGCGGCGGTGCTCAACCTCGTCGTCAATGCCCGCGACGCCATGGCTGGTGGTGGGCCTATTCGGATCAGAGCCACTGAGGAACTCGTGCCTGACGGCGGTACAATGCCGGCCGGCCACTATGTGTGTGTCGCCGTTGCCGATGAGGGAGAAGGCATGAACGACGAGACGCTGAAGCAGGCGGTGACTCCGTTCTTCACGACCAAGGGCATCGGTAAGGGAACGGGTCTCGGGCTCTCGATGGTGCAGGGGCTCGCTGCCCAGTCCGGCGGCAGGCTCGTGCTGAAGAGCCGGCTCGGTGAAGGCACGACAGCTGAGCTGTGGTTTCCTGTTACGGGAGCCGAAAGCATCGTTAAAGAACCTGAACAATCCGTGCCGGAAGCCGCTAATAACTCACGGTCGCTGCGCATCCTTGCCGTCGACGACGACGGGTTGGTTCTGATGAACACCACGCTCATGCTGGAGGATCTCGGCCATACCGTAATCGAGGCGATGGCCGGTGCTGACGCGCTCGACATTCTTCGCATCGAAAACGTCGATCTGGTAATCTCCGATCACGCCATGCCGCGCATGACAGGCTCGCAGCTTGCTGTGGCCATTCGCAATGAATGGCCCGATATGCCGATCATACTCGCGACCGGTTTTGCAGAGATTCCCGAGGGCTCCGGCATCACCGACATACAACGGCTCGGCAAGCCCTTCTCGCAGGCGCAGCTGGCAGAGGCGATCAATCGCATTGCATAG
- a CDS encoding SURF1 family protein, translating to MSDISSDHPDRQRSPVTVAILGFGLLALAAALIALGTWQVHRLSWKLDLIARVDARVHAEPVAPPAQADWNKVNPADDEYRRVTASGIFENDKETLVTASTALGSGYWVLTPLRLADGSAILVNRGFVPPDRRDPASRPESELGGQARVTGLMRMTEPKGMLLRSNNPASDRWYSRDVTAIAGKRGLANAAPFFIDADATPNAGGVPVGGLTVLDFPNNHLVYAITWYVLALMVAGLLAYIIRSEIRIRRAS from the coding sequence ATGAGCGATATCTCTTCCGACCATCCGGACAGGCAGCGTTCGCCCGTCACCGTTGCGATCTTGGGATTTGGGCTTCTGGCTCTCGCCGCCGCATTGATCGCCCTCGGCACCTGGCAGGTCCATCGCCTTTCCTGGAAGCTCGATCTGATCGCCCGCGTCGATGCGCGCGTCCATGCCGAACCCGTCGCGCCGCCCGCACAAGCCGACTGGAACAAGGTCAATCCCGCCGATGATGAATACCGGCGGGTAACGGCATCAGGCATTTTCGAGAACGACAAGGAAACGCTGGTCACGGCCTCGACAGCGCTCGGCAGCGGCTATTGGGTGCTGACGCCGCTCAGGCTCGCGGATGGAAGCGCGATCCTCGTCAATCGCGGTTTTGTCCCGCCTGATCGCCGCGATCCGGCTTCGCGACCGGAAAGCGAGCTCGGCGGACAGGCCAGGGTCACCGGACTGATGCGCATGACAGAGCCGAAGGGCATGCTGCTCCGTTCCAATAATCCGGCTTCCGATCGGTGGTATTCGCGCGATGTCACGGCCATTGCCGGGAAGCGCGGTCTTGCAAACGCTGCCCCCTTCTTCATCGACGCGGACGCGACGCCCAATGCCGGTGGTGTGCCAGTAGGTGGACTGACAGTACTCGATTTCCCCAACAACCACCTTGTTTACGCCATCACCTGGTATGTGCTGGCGCTCATGGTGGCGGGGCTCCTGGCCTATATCATACGGAGCGAGATCAGAATCCGCAGAGCCTCTTAG